The Klebsiella sp. RHBSTW-00484 genome includes a window with the following:
- a CDS encoding amino acid ABC transporter permease yields the protein MHNPETIKVVPARYPLRAVGAVLALLALAVVIQSVAFNPRWEWGVFARWFFDPVILEGLGQTLLLTLLGTVLSVILGGLLALARLSSSWLLSSLAWGYIWLFRSLPLIVVLIILYNFSYLYDTLSIGIPFTGISWASYETINVLGQFSTAVVGLTLVQSAYTAEIIRGGFLGVDHGQYEAAAALGLPASRRTLRIILPQALRTILPAGFNEIISLAKGTAMVYVLAMPELFYTIQMIYNRTQEVIPLLMVGAAWYLVITSVLSLIQYLVERGLARSERRSAVNSARSSRRVEPVRRPQPQEPVHAQLS from the coding sequence ATGCATAACCCGGAAACGATTAAGGTTGTCCCCGCACGCTATCCGCTGCGGGCGGTTGGCGCGGTGCTGGCGCTGCTGGCGCTGGCAGTGGTCATTCAGTCCGTTGCTTTTAACCCGCGCTGGGAGTGGGGCGTCTTTGCCCGCTGGTTCTTTGACCCGGTGATCCTCGAAGGGTTGGGGCAGACGCTGCTGCTGACTTTACTCGGTACGGTGCTGAGCGTCATTTTAGGCGGACTGCTGGCGCTGGCCCGACTCTCCAGCTCATGGCTGCTGAGCAGCCTCGCCTGGGGTTATATCTGGCTGTTCCGCTCGCTGCCGCTGATCGTGGTGCTGATTATTCTCTACAACTTCTCTTATCTCTACGACACGCTGTCGATTGGCATTCCGTTCACCGGCATTAGCTGGGCCAGCTATGAAACCATCAACGTACTGGGGCAGTTTTCCACCGCCGTGGTTGGGCTAACGCTGGTGCAGAGCGCTTACACCGCCGAAATTATTCGCGGAGGCTTCCTTGGCGTCGATCACGGTCAATATGAAGCTGCGGCGGCGCTGGGGCTTCCGGCCAGCCGTCGCACCCTGCGCATTATTCTGCCGCAGGCGCTGCGCACTATTTTACCGGCCGGTTTTAACGAAATTATTAGCCTCGCCAAAGGAACGGCGATGGTCTACGTGCTGGCGATGCCGGAGCTGTTCTACACCATCCAGATGATCTACAACCGCACTCAGGAAGTGATCCCGCTGCTAATGGTTGGGGCCGCCTGGTATCTGGTGATCACCAGCGTGCTGTCGCTGATTCAGTATCTGGTCGAACGCGGCCTGGCACGCAGCGAACGCCGTTCAGCGGTCAATAGTGCACGCAGCAGCCGTCGCGTTGAACCCGTTCGTCGCCCACAACCGCAGGAGCCCGTTCATGCCCAACTCTCATAA
- a CDS encoding MsnO8 family LLM class oxidoreductase yields the protein MSYRISILDKSPLAAGETAAQALARTLTLAQQAEAWGYHRFWIAEHHNTDQLASPSPELAIAWILGQTRKIRVGSGGVMLQHYSPYKVAENFNMLAAIAPGRVDLGVGKAPGGLPLSTRALQQGLNPQEKGSFADQLAQLDNWLSLTDADGEESVRATPIPPRRADGFLLGASLESAQLAAQLDWNFVFAAHLNGDKNLLRDVLTRWRELSRREAIVAVQVVVAEDAATATELAKQVEVWGVELENGQRVSVGSEAQAAAFARQAGSRPTRIARRESAVLFGTAEEVKAQLDALQSAWNIDEFIIDTPITDGAARLNSLRLLAQAHLSAEVQP from the coding sequence ATGTCTTATCGAATCAGTATCCTGGATAAAAGCCCGCTGGCAGCCGGGGAAACGGCAGCACAGGCGCTAGCGCGTACATTAACGCTTGCGCAACAGGCGGAAGCCTGGGGCTATCACCGTTTCTGGATTGCCGAACACCACAATACCGACCAGCTCGCGAGCCCGTCGCCGGAGCTGGCGATCGCCTGGATCCTCGGACAAACCCGTAAAATTCGCGTCGGCTCTGGCGGCGTCATGCTGCAACACTACAGCCCGTACAAAGTGGCGGAAAATTTCAATATGCTCGCCGCCATTGCGCCGGGGCGCGTTGATCTTGGCGTCGGCAAAGCACCCGGCGGCCTGCCGCTCTCCACTCGCGCTTTACAACAAGGGCTTAATCCACAGGAAAAAGGCTCATTCGCTGATCAACTTGCGCAACTGGATAACTGGCTATCGCTAACCGATGCCGATGGTGAAGAGAGCGTGCGCGCCACGCCGATCCCGCCGCGTCGTGCCGATGGCTTTCTCCTGGGAGCCAGCCTTGAGAGCGCACAGCTGGCGGCACAGCTTGACTGGAACTTTGTCTTTGCCGCTCATCTCAACGGCGATAAAAATCTGCTGCGCGACGTGCTGACTCGCTGGCGTGAACTCAGCCGTCGCGAGGCGATTGTCGCGGTTCAGGTGGTGGTCGCTGAAGATGCCGCCACGGCAACCGAACTGGCGAAACAGGTAGAAGTGTGGGGCGTTGAGCTGGAAAACGGCCAGCGGGTGAGCGTTGGCAGCGAAGCGCAGGCGGCGGCGTTTGCCCGTCAGGCGGGCAGCAGGCCAACGCGTATTGCCCGCCGGGAATCTGCCGTGTTGTTTGGTACCGCGGAAGAGGTGAAAGCGCAGCTCGATGCGCTCCAGTCCGCCTGGAACATTGACGAATTTATTATCGACACCCCCATTACCGACGGCGCGGCGCGTCTTAACTCCTTACGCCTGCTGGCCCAGGCGCATCTGAGCGCGGAGGTGCAGCCATGA
- the ptrR gene encoding putrescine utilization regulator PtrR, translating into MDLTQLEMFNAVAITGSITQAAQKVHRVPSNLTTRIRQLEADLGVELFIRENQRLRLSPAGHSFLRYSQQILALVDEARMVVAGDEPQGLFSLGSLESTAAVRIPTTLAHFNQRYPKIHLALSTGPSGTMIDGVLEGNLSAAFVDGPVVHPGLEGLPVFPEEMMIVAPMGHPPIARASEVNGASVYAFRANCSYRRHFESWFHADRATPGRIHEMESYHGMLACVITGAGLALIPRSMLESMPGHQQVSAWPLAEEWRWLTTCLVWRRGAKTRQLEAFIELLNEDRQAAVSP; encoded by the coding sequence ATGGATCTGACCCAACTCGAGATGTTCAACGCCGTCGCTATTACCGGCAGCATCACTCAGGCCGCGCAAAAGGTACATCGCGTGCCGTCAAACCTGACGACCCGTATTCGCCAACTGGAGGCAGATCTCGGCGTCGAGTTGTTTATCCGCGAAAACCAGCGCCTGCGCCTGTCGCCCGCCGGGCACAGTTTTTTACGCTATAGTCAGCAAATTCTGGCTCTCGTTGATGAGGCACGCATGGTGGTTGCCGGGGATGAACCCCAGGGGCTGTTTTCGCTCGGTTCGCTGGAAAGTACCGCCGCCGTGCGCATCCCTACTACGCTGGCGCACTTTAATCAGCGCTACCCAAAGATTCATCTTGCCCTCTCCACCGGCCCCTCCGGCACCATGATCGACGGCGTACTTGAAGGCAATCTTAGCGCGGCCTTTGTTGACGGTCCGGTGGTACATCCGGGGCTTGAAGGGTTACCGGTGTTCCCGGAAGAGATGATGATCGTAGCACCAATGGGCCACCCGCCCATTGCTCGTGCCAGCGAAGTGAACGGAGCCAGCGTCTACGCGTTTCGCGCCAACTGTTCCTATCGACGTCATTTTGAAAGCTGGTTCCATGCCGATCGCGCCACGCCGGGTCGAATTCACGAAATGGAGTCCTATCACGGGATGCTGGCTTGCGTGATTACTGGGGCCGGGCTGGCGCTGATCCCGCGCAGCATGCTGGAGAGCATGCCAGGCCATCAGCAGGTCTCCGCCTGGCCGCTGGCCGAAGAGTGGCGATGGCTAACGACCTGTCTGGTGTGGCGTCGCGGGGCGAAAACCCGTCAACTTGAAGCGTTTATAGAACTGCTGAACGAAGATCGACAAGCAGCAGTTTCTCCATAA
- a CDS encoding DeoR/GlpR family DNA-binding transcription regulator, producing MKGYNRLEQIMDYLKSHNLVTVDQLVAVTNASPATIRRDLIKLDQEGVISRTHGGVTLNRFIPSQPTTQEKSQRSLQEKYAIASAAAALVKAGDAIVLDAGTTMIELARQITHLPLRVITSDLHIALFLSEFKQIEVTIIGGRIDDSSQSCIGEHGRRLLQNIWPDLAFVSCNGWDLEKGVTSPTEEKAALKRDLIANARRRILLADSSKYGAWSLFNITHLDSLTDIITDDHLPEETREMLAHIHPRLLIAD from the coding sequence ATGAAGGGATATAACCGGTTAGAGCAGATTATGGATTATCTGAAGAGCCATAATCTGGTGACAGTGGATCAGCTCGTGGCGGTGACCAACGCGTCGCCGGCAACGATTCGCCGCGATCTGATTAAACTCGATCAGGAAGGGGTGATTAGCCGTACTCATGGCGGCGTGACCCTTAACCGGTTTATTCCTTCCCAGCCGACGACGCAGGAAAAATCCCAGCGTAGCCTGCAGGAAAAATACGCCATCGCCAGCGCGGCGGCGGCGTTAGTCAAGGCCGGGGATGCCATTGTCCTCGATGCCGGGACGACGATGATTGAACTCGCTCGGCAAATTACTCATCTGCCGCTGCGAGTAATCACCAGCGATCTGCATATCGCTCTGTTTTTATCCGAATTCAAGCAAATCGAAGTGACCATTATCGGCGGGCGTATTGACGACAGCAGCCAGTCCTGCATTGGTGAACACGGTCGCCGACTGCTGCAAAACATCTGGCCCGATCTGGCTTTTGTCAGCTGCAATGGCTGGGATCTGGAGAAAGGCGTCACTTCGCCAACAGAAGAAAAAGCGGCGCTCAAGCGCGATTTAATCGCCAATGCCCGGCGGCGAATTCTGCTGGCGGACAGCTCGAAATACGGTGCCTGGTCGCTGTTCAACATCACTCATCTCGATTCGTTAACCGATATCATCACTGATGATCACCTGCCGGAAGAGACGCGCGAGATGTTAGCGCATATTCATCCCCGACTGCTCATTGCTGACTAG
- the dtnK gene encoding D-threonate kinase: MGSGDNKVLVLADDFTGANDAGVSLAETGMRAEVAFSASYQGEAQALILNSDSRAQPAVEAARRVTHLLQAVLPRLQPRWTVKKIDSTLRGNLGAELDAAMTALNCPIAVLAPAFPAAGRVTRQGKCYVHGLPVDETEFATDPKTPVSSADIATVVAQQSNARCSRVTVDTLGAALAQTVNAASVLIVDAEENAQLDAIIAAVAESTQRVLLVGSAGLCDALARNLATAPHGPLLAVVGSMSEIAQQQVACLEKHPRITRVEIDVAMAFGGDATADARRIAAVLSENNHCVVTTRPDSEARKGIEALCQRHGVDRTSLGERICAYLARVSELAIAQSQPGALYLSGGDVAIAVAQALGASGFHITGRVAQCVPYGNFLGSSWQRPVMTKAGGFGTQTTLLEVVNFIEEKMSD; the protein is encoded by the coding sequence ATGGGCAGCGGTGATAACAAGGTGCTGGTGCTGGCAGATGACTTTACCGGTGCCAATGACGCAGGGGTTAGCCTGGCGGAGACTGGAATGCGGGCGGAAGTGGCGTTCAGCGCCAGCTATCAGGGAGAAGCGCAGGCGCTGATCCTCAATAGCGATAGCCGTGCGCAGCCCGCTGTAGAGGCGGCGCGGCGGGTCACGCATTTACTACAGGCGGTTTTGCCGCGTTTGCAGCCGCGCTGGACGGTAAAAAAAATCGACTCCACGCTGCGCGGGAATCTTGGCGCAGAACTGGACGCAGCAATGACGGCGCTCAACTGCCCGATCGCGGTGCTGGCTCCTGCCTTCCCGGCGGCAGGTCGGGTGACGCGGCAGGGTAAGTGCTATGTGCACGGCTTGCCGGTTGATGAGACTGAGTTTGCAACTGACCCGAAAACGCCGGTTAGCAGTGCTGATATCGCCACCGTGGTGGCACAGCAAAGCAATGCGCGCTGTTCACGGGTGACGGTCGATACGCTGGGGGCTGCGCTGGCGCAAACCGTAAACGCAGCAAGCGTGCTGATCGTGGATGCAGAAGAGAACGCCCAACTGGACGCCATTATCGCGGCAGTGGCTGAATCTACGCAGCGGGTGCTGCTGGTGGGGTCTGCCGGGCTGTGCGACGCTCTGGCGCGAAACCTGGCCACCGCGCCGCACGGGCCGCTGCTGGCGGTCGTTGGCTCGATGAGTGAAATCGCTCAACAGCAAGTCGCATGCCTTGAGAAGCATCCTCGCATCACACGGGTAGAAATTGATGTCGCCATGGCCTTTGGCGGCGACGCAACGGCAGATGCCCGGCGCATTGCCGCGGTGTTGAGCGAAAACAATCATTGTGTGGTTACCACTCGTCCCGATAGCGAGGCGCGAAAGGGGATTGAAGCCCTGTGCCAACGGCATGGGGTCGATCGCACTTCCCTCGGCGAGCGTATTTGCGCTTATCTGGCGCGCGTCAGCGAACTGGCCATCGCGCAAAGTCAGCCGGGAGCGCTCTATTTATCCGGCGGTGATGTGGCTATCGCCGTCGCGCAGGCTCTGGGAGCCAGCGGATTTCATATTACAGGTCGCGTGGCGCAGTGCGTGCCGTACGGCAATTTTCTGGGTAGTAGCTGGCAACGGCCGGTAATGACCAAGGCAGGCGGATTCGGAACACAAACCACCCTGCTGGAAGTCGTGAACTTTATTGAGGAGAAAATGAGTGACTAA
- a CDS encoding amidohydrolase, with protein MSFDEQLIRWRRELHQFPELSLQEVDTTARIRDWLQSGGINLLPYDLKTGAVAEVGSGDKVIALRADIDALPIEEATSVAFRSQNAGVMHACGHDIHTSVILGAALLLKQREAQLAGRVRILFQPAEENFGGAKTLIRAGVLEGVSAIFGMHNEPGLPVGEFATRGGAFYANVDRFVFKVTGKGAHAARPHEGKDAILLASQLVTLLQSVASREVNTLDSVVLSVTRIQGGNTWNVLPESVELEGTLRTHSSEVQQRVKARVSEIAAGFASAFGAQIDVFWYSGPTALVNDERWAAFASDVADKSGYRTHHADLHLGGEDFAVYLQHIPGAFVSIGSASEFGLHHPAFNPDERLIAPAAHYFARLAEQALQQL; from the coding sequence ATGAGCTTTGACGAGCAGTTAATTCGCTGGCGGCGCGAGCTGCACCAGTTCCCGGAACTCTCGTTGCAGGAAGTCGACACCACTGCGCGTATTCGCGACTGGCTGCAAAGCGGTGGTATCAACTTGCTGCCTTATGATCTGAAAACCGGCGCGGTCGCCGAAGTCGGTTCCGGCGATAAGGTGATTGCTCTGCGTGCCGATATCGACGCATTGCCCATTGAAGAGGCAACCAGCGTAGCGTTTCGCTCGCAAAATGCCGGGGTGATGCACGCCTGTGGGCATGATATCCATACCAGCGTTATTCTTGGCGCGGCCCTTTTGCTTAAACAACGCGAAGCGCAGCTTGCGGGACGAGTCCGCATTCTGTTCCAGCCAGCGGAGGAAAACTTCGGCGGCGCGAAGACCCTGATCCGCGCGGGCGTGCTGGAGGGCGTATCGGCGATTTTCGGTATGCATAATGAGCCGGGCCTGCCGGTCGGTGAATTCGCCACCCGTGGCGGCGCGTTTTACGCCAACGTCGATCGCTTTGTGTTTAAGGTGACCGGTAAAGGTGCGCACGCCGCACGGCCCCATGAAGGCAAAGACGCTATCCTGCTGGCCAGCCAGCTAGTCACTCTGCTGCAAAGCGTTGCCAGCCGCGAAGTGAATACCCTTGATTCCGTGGTGCTTAGCGTGACGCGTATTCAGGGCGGCAATACCTGGAACGTGCTGCCGGAAAGCGTTGAGCTGGAAGGGACGCTGCGCACCCACAGCAGCGAAGTTCAACAGCGGGTAAAAGCCCGGGTTAGCGAAATCGCCGCCGGGTTCGCCAGCGCCTTCGGCGCGCAGATCGACGTGTTCTGGTATTCCGGTCCGACCGCACTGGTGAATGACGAACGCTGGGCTGCCTTTGCCAGCGACGTGGCCGATAAATCTGGCTACCGCACGCACCATGCGGATTTACACCTCGGCGGTGAAGACTTTGCCGTTTATCTCCAGCATATCCCCGGCGCGTTTGTCAGCATCGGCAGCGCCAGCGAATTTGGTCTCCACCATCCGGCGTTTAATCCGGATGAGCGTTTAATTGCCCCGGCGGCGCACTATTTTGCCCGCCTGGCGGAACAGGCACTTCAACAACTGTAG
- a CDS encoding L-lactate dehydrogenase — MNTKARKVMIIGAGNVGASAAYALLNQNICEELILVDLNKARAEAHAQDLSDAAAYMPGMMTISTREAGDCADVDIAVITVSGGALKPGQTRLDELTNTAKIVKSIVPQMMNGGFNGIFLIATNPCDIITWQVWQLSGLPRNQVLGTGVWLDTTRLRRVLAQELDIGAQSIDAFILGEHGDTQFPVWSHSAVYGSAIGDVYQKHTGKALDRELIAEKVRKLGFEIYSGKGCTEYGVAGTIAEICRNIFTGSHRALAVSCILDGEYGVSGAAAGVPAVLTQSGVQQIIELQLADDEAEKFRHSIEVIKANIARLP; from the coding sequence ATGAATACCAAAGCGCGTAAGGTGATGATTATCGGGGCCGGAAACGTCGGCGCCTCTGCGGCCTATGCCCTGTTGAACCAGAATATCTGCGAGGAGCTGATCCTCGTTGATCTGAACAAAGCCCGCGCCGAAGCCCACGCTCAGGACCTCAGTGATGCAGCTGCTTACATGCCGGGAATGATGACGATATCCACACGGGAAGCCGGCGACTGCGCCGATGTCGATATCGCGGTGATCACCGTTTCCGGCGGCGCTCTCAAACCGGGCCAGACGCGCCTGGACGAACTGACCAACACGGCGAAAATCGTCAAAAGTATCGTCCCGCAGATGATGAACGGCGGCTTCAACGGCATCTTTCTGATTGCCACTAACCCTTGCGACATTATCACCTGGCAGGTGTGGCAACTTTCAGGCCTGCCGCGTAATCAGGTACTGGGCACCGGCGTCTGGCTGGATACCACTCGCCTGCGCCGGGTGCTGGCCCAGGAGCTGGACATCGGCGCGCAAAGTATCGATGCCTTTATCCTCGGCGAACATGGCGATACCCAGTTTCCGGTATGGTCGCACTCGGCGGTCTACGGTTCAGCCATCGGTGACGTTTATCAAAAACATACCGGCAAAGCGCTGGACCGGGAGCTGATTGCCGAAAAAGTGCGCAAGCTGGGGTTTGAAATTTATTCGGGTAAAGGCTGCACCGAATATGGCGTTGCCGGGACCATCGCTGAGATCTGCCGCAATATTTTCACCGGCAGCCATCGTGCGCTGGCGGTGTCGTGCATTCTTGATGGCGAGTATGGCGTGAGCGGCGCGGCGGCGGGCGTTCCTGCGGTGCTGACGCAAAGCGGCGTGCAGCAGATTATTGAGTTGCAATTAGCCGACGACGAAGCGGAGAAATTCCGCCACTCTATTGAGGTGATTAAAGCCAATATCGCCCGTTTGCCGTAA
- the sad gene encoding succinate-semialdehyde dehydrogenase, whose amino-acid sequence MNLSATHAVSVNPTTGEMVSSLPWATEQQVDSAIALADQGYRQWRNVSVANRAAALRNVGSAMRIRAEELAQMISLEMGKPIAQARGEVAKSANLCDWYAEHGPAMLSTEATLVEDNKAVIEFRPMGPILAIMPWNFPVWQVLRGAVPILLAGNSYLLKHAPNVMGSAAIMGEIFAQAGVPAGVFGWVNATNDGVSQIINDSRIAAVTVTGSVRAGKAIGAQAGAALKKCVLELGGSDPFIVLNDADLDEAVKAAVIGRYQNTGQVCAAAKRFIVEAGIVDAFTQKFVAAVAALKMGDPRDEQNYVGPMARFDLRDELHEQVLATLKEGATLLLGAEKIEGAGNYYAPTVLGNVTAEMTGFRQELFGPVATITEARDADHALALANDSEFGLSATVYTTSEEQAQRFASELECGGVFINGYCASDARVAFGGVKKSGFGRELSHFGLHEFCNVQTVWKDRR is encoded by the coding sequence ATGAATTTATCTGCAACTCATGCGGTTTCCGTGAATCCGACGACAGGTGAAATGGTGTCGTCTCTGCCGTGGGCGACCGAACAGCAAGTCGATTCAGCGATTGCCCTTGCGGACCAGGGTTATCGCCAGTGGCGCAACGTCAGCGTGGCGAACCGCGCGGCGGCGCTGCGTAACGTCGGCAGCGCGATGCGTATCCGCGCTGAAGAGTTGGCGCAAATGATTAGCCTTGAGATGGGCAAGCCGATTGCCCAGGCGCGCGGCGAAGTCGCTAAATCAGCCAATCTTTGCGACTGGTATGCCGAGCATGGTCCGGCGATGCTTAGTACCGAAGCGACTCTGGTTGAAGACAATAAAGCGGTGATTGAATTCCGCCCGATGGGTCCCATTCTGGCTATCATGCCGTGGAACTTCCCGGTGTGGCAGGTGCTGCGCGGTGCGGTACCGATTCTGCTGGCAGGTAACAGCTATTTGCTCAAACATGCGCCGAACGTGATGGGCAGCGCGGCGATAATGGGTGAGATCTTCGCACAAGCGGGCGTCCCGGCTGGCGTGTTTGGTTGGGTTAATGCTACCAACGACGGCGTTTCACAGATTATTAACGATTCGCGTATTGCCGCCGTGACCGTCACCGGCAGCGTGCGGGCCGGGAAGGCTATTGGCGCGCAGGCCGGTGCGGCGTTGAAAAAATGCGTGCTGGAGCTGGGTGGCTCCGATCCGTTTATCGTGCTGAACGACGCCGACCTCGACGAGGCGGTAAAAGCCGCGGTGATTGGTCGTTATCAGAATACCGGGCAGGTCTGCGCCGCCGCAAAACGCTTTATCGTTGAAGCGGGGATTGTTGACGCCTTTACGCAGAAATTCGTCGCCGCCGTCGCCGCGCTGAAAATGGGCGATCCGCGCGATGAGCAGAACTATGTTGGGCCAATGGCGCGCTTCGACCTGCGCGATGAGCTGCATGAGCAGGTGCTTGCAACCTTAAAAGAAGGCGCAACGCTGTTGCTGGGTGCGGAGAAAATCGAAGGTGCGGGTAACTACTATGCGCCAACGGTGCTGGGGAACGTCACCGCCGAGATGACCGGTTTTCGTCAGGAGCTGTTTGGCCCGGTGGCGACCATCACCGAAGCACGAGACGCCGACCACGCACTGGCGCTGGCAAACGATAGCGAGTTTGGCCTCTCTGCGACGGTTTATACCACCAGCGAGGAGCAGGCTCAGCGTTTCGCCAGTGAGCTGGAGTGCGGCGGAGTGTTTATCAACGGCTACTGCGCCAGCGATGCCCGCGTGGCGTTCGGCGGGGTGAAGAAAAGCGGATTTGGTCGTGAGCTATCCCACTTCGGCCTGCACGAATTCTGCAACGTGCAAACCGTCTGGAAAGATCGTCGCTAA
- a CDS encoding GNAT family N-acetyltransferase, with amino-acid sequence MYTIAATPLDHPELNALIAQLDVYQQALYPAESNHLIDLSALPPESVIALLIRDPQQQAVGCGAIVLGEEGFGEMKRVFIDPTHRGQQLGEKLLAALEEEALRRECHTVRLETGIHQHAAVALYTRNGYQTRSAFAPYQPDPLSIFMEKLLLVDLRSAVL; translated from the coding sequence ATGTATACCATCGCCGCGACCCCGCTGGACCACCCGGAATTGAACGCCTTGATCGCCCAACTGGACGTCTACCAGCAGGCGCTTTATCCGGCCGAAAGCAACCATCTGATAGATCTTAGTGCGCTGCCGCCTGAATCGGTGATTGCGCTGCTGATCCGCGACCCTCAACAGCAGGCTGTTGGCTGTGGGGCAATTGTGCTGGGGGAGGAGGGCTTTGGTGAGATGAAGCGGGTATTTATCGACCCGACCCATCGCGGTCAGCAGCTTGGCGAGAAACTGCTGGCGGCGCTGGAAGAAGAGGCTTTACGGCGCGAGTGCCACACCGTGCGTCTGGAGACCGGCATCCATCAGCATGCGGCCGTGGCGTTATATACCCGTAATGGCTATCAGACCCGCAGCGCCTTCGCGCCGTATCAGCCGGACCCGTTAAGCATCTTTATGGAGAAACTGCTGCTTGTCGATCTTCGTTCAGCAGTTCTATAA
- a CDS encoding D-threonate 4-phosphate dehydrogenase, producing the protein MTNIIAVTMGDPAGIGPEIIIKSLVEGKLNGAPVVVVGCAQTLRRILAMEITPRAELRIIDNPGQAQFSPGTINVIDEPLADPEGLRVGEVQAQAGDLAYRCIKRATELAMAGEVFAIATAPLNKEALHLAGHNFPGHTEMLAHLTQTKDYAMVLYTDKLKVIHISTHVALRKFLDTLNQPRVETVIGIADSFLRRVGFSNPRIAVAGVNPHAGENGLFGDEEIRIVGPAVEAMKAKGLNVTGPCPPDTVFMQCHEGLFDMVVAMYHDQGHIPLKLLGFYDGVNITAGLPFIRTSADHGTAFDIAWTGKAKSDSMATSIELAMQIAQE; encoded by the coding sequence GTGACTAACATCATTGCGGTAACGATGGGAGACCCGGCAGGCATTGGCCCGGAAATTATTATCAAATCCCTGGTTGAGGGGAAACTGAACGGCGCACCGGTTGTGGTGGTGGGCTGCGCGCAGACGCTGCGGCGGATCCTGGCGATGGAGATCACTCCGCGCGCCGAGTTGCGAATCATTGATAATCCCGGACAGGCACAGTTTAGCCCCGGCACCATTAACGTTATCGACGAACCGCTGGCCGACCCGGAAGGGTTACGCGTCGGGGAAGTGCAGGCGCAGGCGGGCGATTTGGCCTACCGTTGCATCAAGCGCGCGACCGAACTGGCGATGGCCGGTGAGGTTTTTGCGATTGCTACCGCGCCGTTGAACAAAGAAGCGCTGCACCTGGCAGGACACAATTTCCCGGGGCATACCGAGATGCTGGCCCATCTGACGCAGACCAAAGATTACGCGATGGTGCTGTATACCGATAAGCTCAAAGTTATCCATATTTCCACCCACGTCGCGCTGCGCAAGTTTCTCGATACCCTGAACCAGCCGCGAGTCGAAACGGTGATTGGTATCGCCGATAGCTTCCTGCGTCGGGTTGGCTTTAGCAATCCGCGCATTGCCGTCGCAGGCGTTAACCCGCACGCCGGGGAAAACGGTCTGTTTGGTGATGAAGAGATTCGTATCGTCGGCCCGGCCGTTGAAGCGATGAAAGCCAAAGGGTTGAACGTGACCGGCCCATGCCCGCCGGATACGGTATTTATGCAGTGCCACGAGGGACTGTTTGATATGGTGGTGGCGATGTATCACGATCAGGGGCACATTCCGCTAAAACTGCTCGGGTTTTATGATGGGGTGAATATCACTGCCGGACTGCCGTTTATTCGTACATCCGCAGACCACGGCACGGCGTTTGATATTGCCTGGACAGGTAAAGCTAAGTCTGACAGCATGGCTACCTCTATTGAGCTCGCCATGCAAATAGCACAGGAATAA
- a CDS encoding GNAT family N-acetyltransferase, translating to MRDIFRDVSPETPELQPIIEGLFGEYASRYGDYFSRDAEVELTEWYLAPQGLFIVLERDGEIIATGAYKPKDASTAEIKRIWTHRGLRQQGLAGKVVQELERRALLAGYSHIYLTTGFRQPEAVRLYLSQGYEAQFDLNRDPEEYSLPPFDGRLRFTKALAVSALSQSA from the coding sequence ATGCGCGATATCTTCCGCGATGTGTCTCCGGAAACGCCGGAGCTACAGCCGATAATTGAGGGGCTGTTTGGCGAATACGCCTCGCGTTACGGTGATTATTTTTCCCGTGATGCCGAAGTCGAGCTGACCGAGTGGTACCTGGCTCCGCAGGGGCTATTTATTGTGCTGGAGCGCGACGGCGAAATTATTGCCACCGGTGCGTATAAGCCAAAAGATGCCAGTACCGCAGAAATCAAGCGGATCTGGACCCATCGAGGTCTGCGCCAGCAAGGACTGGCGGGGAAAGTTGTGCAAGAGCTGGAGCGCCGGGCGTTGCTTGCAGGCTATAGCCACATCTACCTGACCACCGGTTTTCGTCAACCGGAAGCGGTACGGCTCTACCTGAGCCAGGGCTATGAGGCGCAGTTTGACCTCAATCGCGACCCGGAAGAGTACAGCCTGCCGCCGTTTGATGGTCGGCTGCGCTTCACGAAAGCGCTGGCGGTCAGCGCGCTAAGCCAGAGCGCTTAA